ATTAAGAGACTTCCTCTTTCAGGTTTTGTGGCCTATGTGCCCTTTAATCCTTAGAGATTCAAAAAGGTCTGGCTCTTGAAGCCTAAATGACCTCCTGAAAAGGAAGTCTCTTTTTTTTATTGTAAAAAAAATGAGAACTTTTATAGGTATAAGAATATCTGAAGAAATAAAGAAGAATTTTCTGGAGATAACAGGAAAACTGTCTTCTAAAACTAAAGAAGCAAGAATTGTCCCTCCTGAAAACCTGCATATTACTTTAAAATTTTTAGGTAATGTTGAAACATCTTGTCTTGCAAATATTAAAGATATATTGAGTAATATTTGTGGTGAATTTGAACCATTCGATATGCAAGTGAAAGGGTTAGGGGTATTCCCAGAACAAAAACAGTTAAGAGTTTTATGGATTGGGGTGAAATCTAACGGGTATCTTAAAAGTTTAAATAGAAAAATAGAAGAAGAGTTTGAAAAACTGGGTTTTCCTAATGAAAAAAGATTTAAAGAGCACATAACTATATCAAGGTTTAGGTCTTTACCTAACCTTTCAGTAATAAATAATTTAATGGATAGGTTTTCAGAACATTCTTTTGGTGTTATGAATGTTGAAGGTGTTGAACTTATTGAAAGTGTTTTAACCAGTAGTAGTCCTCCTGTTTATAAGACGCTTTTCCATTGTCCTTTTTTATAATCTGTTTTTGCGAGAAGCGCTTGTCCAATTTACCATCCTGAACTTGTTTCATAATTCCCTGTAACAGAAGTAGCAAAAACGAGATTCCGGACCAAGTCCGGAATGACATACAAGGGGAATTTTCATCCTTGATCCCTCTCCCCTTTGGGTAGAGGGCAAAAAAAGGGAAGGTGTATGCGCCGTAGTACCAGAGTGAATAGACACCACATACGCTTTTCTTTTATATATTTAACTGCCGTTTTGTGGCATTGCGAGGAATGCCTTCTAATGACGTGGCAACCCTCGTATTTATCCTTATTATTTTTTTGTCTTTCTTTTCGTTAAAAAAGTATGTGTTTAGGAACGAATTACGAGGTGCTACTACAACTCAAGCAAGAATCGGGCTGTTAACAAAAGGTTCAAGCCTTTTGTTCTTATACTCTGAGCCTGTTAAGCCCTTCGGAGATGTCTTCTATGCAGAAGGGTGAGTTCTCAGGGTGCCCGATTGTTGTGTAGAAGGTGTATGCACCGTAGTACCAGAGTGAGTAGACACCACATACTTTTTTTATACTTGTATTATAAAAGGACTATTATTTGACTTTTAGTCTCTTCAAATGTTATATTAATTAAAAATAAATGTTAAAACAGGGAGAAGATGATAATGGATAAAGAAAAAGCGTTAAGTATGGCTATTAGCCAGAT
Above is a genomic segment from bacterium containing:
- the thpR gene encoding RNA 2',3'-cyclic phosphodiesterase, which produces MRTFIGIRISEEIKKNFLEITGKLSSKTKEARIVPPENLHITLKFLGNVETSCLANIKDILSNICGEFEPFDMQVKGLGVFPEQKQLRVLWIGVKSNGYLKSLNRKIEEEFEKLGFPNEKRFKEHITISRFRSLPNLSVINNLMDRFSEHSFGVMNVEGVELIESVLTSSSPPVYKTLFHCPFL